A genomic stretch from Microbacterium proteolyticum includes:
- a CDS encoding APC family permease, translating into MAAPAAPSPAGAKLARTLGLWSIVGLGLGYMTPTVVFDTFGLVAEETSNVVPAAYAVALVVLVFTAISYGKMVRVIPSAGSAYTYARESIHPGVGFVVGWTALTDYLLLPMVNALILRSYMEALFPDVPGWLWVVVFTAGVTGVIYLTMRGTSNVNMILLVFSILVMTVFVVMVVVQLAGGAGAGTVVSISPFAHSDVQLSAVLAGATIVCFSFIGFDAVSMYSEEAKTPKIMPRAIVLTLVAGGIIFLIAAYVTQLRFPDSSAFPPEAIEDSTLPEIGVQVGGPVLQAVLTAAGFAATLASWLASHASVSRMLMVMGRNNVLPRKVFGYINPKTHTPTISIVIVGVVSLFAISFTLEQIAAYINYGALVAFTFVNISVIAWFAVRKGLRKTPGDILRYIVMPGIGMLLTGLLWVNLDMHALIGGLIWSGIGVVYLVILTRGFRRPIASFDENEPVTGVNKTVPGPRSEV; encoded by the coding sequence ATCGCCGCCCCGGCGGCACCGTCTCCCGCGGGCGCCAAGCTCGCCCGCACCCTGGGTCTCTGGTCGATCGTCGGCCTCGGCCTCGGGTACATGACCCCCACGGTCGTCTTCGACACCTTCGGCCTCGTCGCCGAGGAGACCAGCAACGTCGTACCGGCCGCCTACGCCGTCGCCCTCGTCGTGCTGGTCTTCACCGCCATCAGCTACGGCAAGATGGTGCGCGTCATCCCCAGCGCCGGCTCGGCCTACACCTACGCCCGCGAATCGATCCACCCGGGCGTCGGTTTCGTGGTGGGGTGGACCGCCCTCACCGACTATCTGCTGCTGCCGATGGTGAACGCGCTCATCCTGCGCAGCTACATGGAGGCGCTCTTCCCCGACGTCCCGGGATGGCTCTGGGTGGTCGTCTTCACCGCCGGCGTCACCGGCGTCATCTATCTGACGATGCGCGGAACGTCGAACGTGAACATGATCCTGCTCGTGTTCTCGATCCTCGTGATGACGGTGTTCGTGGTCATGGTGGTGGTGCAGCTCGCCGGTGGGGCGGGGGCGGGGACCGTCGTCTCGATCTCGCCGTTCGCGCACAGCGACGTCCAACTGAGCGCCGTGCTGGCCGGTGCCACCATCGTGTGCTTCTCGTTCATCGGTTTCGACGCGGTGTCGATGTACTCCGAGGAGGCGAAGACCCCGAAGATCATGCCGCGGGCCATCGTGCTGACGCTCGTCGCCGGGGGCATCATCTTCCTCATCGCCGCGTACGTCACGCAGCTGCGCTTCCCCGACTCCTCCGCGTTCCCGCCGGAGGCGATCGAAGACAGCACGCTGCCCGAGATCGGCGTGCAGGTGGGTGGGCCCGTGCTGCAGGCGGTACTGACCGCCGCCGGCTTCGCCGCCACCCTCGCCTCGTGGCTGGCGTCGCACGCCTCGGTGTCGCGCATGCTCATGGTGATGGGGCGCAACAACGTGCTGCCGCGGAAGGTGTTCGGCTACATCAACCCCAAGACGCACACCCCGACGATCTCGATCGTCATCGTGGGCGTGGTCAGCCTGTTCGCGATCTCCTTCACGCTGGAGCAGATCGCCGCCTACATCAATTACGGCGCCCTGGTGGCCTTCACCTTCGTGAACATCTCCGTGATCGCGTGGTTCGCGGTGCGCAAGGGACTGCGCAAGACTCCGGGCGACATCCTCCGCTACATCGTCATGCCCGGCATCGGCATGCTGCTGACCGGTCTGCTGTGGGTGAACCTCGACATGCACGCCCTCATCGGCGGTCTGATCTGGAGCGGGATCGGTGTCGTGTATCTCGTGATCCTCACCCGCGGGTTCCGTCGCCCGATCGCCTCGTTCGACGAGAACGAGCCGGTCACCGGGGTGAACAAGACGGTTCCGGGGCCGCGTTCGGAGGTCTGA
- a CDS encoding DUF3375 domain-containing protein, with product MTRTRAEAAYLRSVTAFKNPTLDLLHGRFAPFVVAVLSVVFSPDRPAVAVADAHVEVAEAIDELRAAGYDTDDDRRIPAGSARDICRGWVRVGWLGLQIEDDVEVYRLSAHAVGALEIAGRAGGGRARVSRSRVRTLLDAVERLARDAESDPVRRREALLEERAALDAEIAALDDGIVEPLDDDHLLEEAENVIHLARELPADFSRVAESIAAMQRDVVAELRRDVRPTGEVLREYLERGRQVMQATPEGRAFEGALRLIGDPENIDDLTDQLHAVLTQPFSRLMSAEQRSELDAIARRVEAGVQEVLTAQRRASHVITAQVRTHDPIRDRQVDDLLRGVMAGLHRWSQTRSPGRVEPVRTLPLADVGHLRQSLSDVRPPGAPEPLASDTSDVEFASVDTRAWGGPHYAELEAYVATLGDGFDLAEAFAGADAETRRPVDLVGLLEIVHRRGLTETDDVSIVETVRPDGTRRRFAFGGVRAAHLTEQDAHD from the coding sequence GTGACCCGCACCCGAGCCGAAGCCGCCTACCTGCGCTCGGTCACGGCGTTCAAGAACCCCACGCTCGACCTGCTGCACGGGCGGTTCGCCCCCTTCGTCGTGGCCGTGCTGTCCGTGGTGTTCTCACCCGATCGCCCCGCCGTGGCGGTCGCTGACGCGCACGTCGAGGTCGCCGAGGCGATCGACGAACTCCGGGCGGCCGGATACGACACAGACGACGACCGGCGCATCCCGGCGGGGTCGGCGCGCGACATCTGCCGCGGATGGGTGCGCGTGGGCTGGCTGGGTCTGCAGATCGAGGACGACGTCGAGGTGTATCGCCTGTCCGCGCACGCGGTCGGCGCGCTCGAGATCGCCGGTCGCGCCGGCGGCGGGCGGGCACGGGTGTCCCGCTCGCGCGTGCGGACCCTGCTCGACGCCGTCGAACGCCTCGCCCGTGACGCCGAGAGCGACCCGGTGCGCCGCCGCGAGGCGCTGCTGGAGGAGCGCGCGGCACTGGATGCCGAGATCGCGGCGCTCGACGACGGCATCGTCGAGCCGCTCGACGATGACCACCTGCTCGAGGAGGCCGAGAACGTCATCCATCTCGCGCGCGAGCTCCCCGCTGATTTCTCGCGCGTCGCCGAGTCGATCGCCGCGATGCAGCGCGACGTGGTCGCCGAGCTGCGTCGCGACGTGCGCCCCACCGGCGAGGTGCTCCGCGAGTATCTCGAGCGCGGCCGCCAGGTGATGCAGGCGACCCCCGAGGGCCGGGCGTTCGAGGGCGCGCTGCGCCTGATCGGCGATCCCGAGAACATCGACGACCTGACCGACCAGCTGCACGCCGTCCTGACGCAGCCGTTCTCGCGCCTCATGAGCGCCGAGCAGCGGAGCGAGCTGGATGCCATCGCCCGCCGCGTCGAAGCGGGTGTGCAGGAGGTGCTCACGGCTCAGCGGCGGGCCTCGCACGTCATCACCGCGCAGGTGCGAACGCACGACCCGATCCGCGACCGGCAGGTCGACGACCTGCTGCGCGGGGTCATGGCGGGACTGCACCGCTGGAGTCAGACCCGCTCCCCCGGGCGCGTGGAACCCGTGCGCACGCTGCCGCTCGCCGACGTCGGGCACCTGCGGCAGTCCCTCAGCGACGTCCGACCTCCCGGAGCGCCGGAGCCGTTGGCATCCGACACCTCCGACGTCGAATTCGCGAGTGTCGACACGCGCGCGTGGGGCGGTCCGCACTATGCCGAGCTGGAGGCGTACGTCGCGACCCTCGGCGACGGATTCGATCTCGCGGAGGCGTTCGCGGGGGCGGATGCCGAGACCCGGCGCCCCGTCGACCTGGTGGGCCTGCTCGAGATCGTGCACCGCCGGGGCCTGACGGAGACCGACGACGTCTCGATCGTGGAGACCGTGCGCCCGGACGGCACCAGGCGACGCTTCGCGTTCGGCGGAGTCCGAGCAGCACACCTCACAGAACAGGATGCCCATGACTGA
- a CDS encoding DUF4194 domain-containing protein encodes MTDVQTPGTDAENRAFIAPVAMENDPDALFAGDRGTLDAEVRRVLVRILQRRFLLAENSPVEWKLLLEHQQMIESRLNDLFVRLVVDHARGVAYKEQVRSDELDVPILLKDEAYSRAETLVLVYLRTVFQRETTAGTASARVDVEEVEQTVLTYFSESDGTRASQQRAVRTAIARLDREGIIEEESEGRFRIGPLIEIVLSAETLRELQKWLDEQTQDAETPAAREPELPASGAPGDRTADPEASPQGDAPASEAPGAGTGEIPEASPQGDAPASGAPGARTADPETSPQGDAPASGVPGARTAEISEKDLLS; translated from the coding sequence ATGACTGACGTGCAGACCCCGGGCACCGACGCCGAGAACCGCGCGTTCATCGCCCCGGTCGCGATGGAGAACGACCCCGACGCGCTGTTCGCCGGTGACCGCGGCACCCTCGACGCCGAGGTACGGCGCGTGCTCGTGCGGATCCTCCAGCGCCGGTTCCTCCTCGCCGAGAACTCCCCCGTCGAGTGGAAGCTCCTGCTCGAGCACCAGCAGATGATCGAGTCGCGGCTGAACGACCTGTTCGTGCGGCTCGTCGTCGACCACGCGCGCGGCGTCGCCTACAAGGAGCAGGTGCGCAGCGACGAGCTCGACGTGCCGATCCTGCTCAAGGACGAGGCGTATTCCCGCGCCGAGACCCTGGTGCTGGTGTACCTGCGGACGGTCTTCCAGCGCGAGACGACCGCGGGGACGGCATCCGCCCGGGTCGACGTGGAGGAGGTCGAGCAGACTGTGCTGACCTACTTCAGCGAGAGCGACGGCACGCGCGCGAGCCAGCAGCGTGCCGTGCGCACCGCGATCGCGCGCCTCGACCGCGAGGGCATCATCGAGGAGGAGTCCGAGGGGCGTTTCCGCATCGGGCCGCTCATCGAGATCGTGCTCAGCGCCGAGACGCTGCGCGAGCTGCAGAAATGGCTGGACGAGCAGACACAGGATGCCGAGACGCCGGCGGCGCGTGAGCCGGAGCTCCCGGCATCCGGGGCTCCCGGTGACCGCACAGCGGACCCCGAGGCCTCACCCCAGGGCGATGCTCCGGCATCCGAGGCTCCCGGTGCCGGCACAGGCGAAATTCCCGAGGCCTCACCCCAGGGCGATGCTCCGGCATCCGGGGCTCCCGGTGCCCGCACAGCCGACCCCGAGACCTCACCCCAGGGCGATGCTCCGGCATCCGGGGTTCCCGGTGCCCGCACAGCCGAGATTTCCGAGAAGGACCTTCTCTCATGA
- a CDS encoding ATP-binding protein, translating to MTMLETLFGLIPAASRGQQWVAEDLQLINWGGYDGTHRVRFAPTATLLCGGSGSGKSTLMDAYVALMMPHTTPFNGASNGAVVGRPRGQEQRNILSYGRGKLDEALTDEGTKVRVLRGDGVDTWTAIAMTWADHDGSRFTAVRAWYIPAAARTLDDAVKVRATVHGAFDLRRLERAAQSHLSDSAVRATGLDTLATDREFSARLHAVLGIGAAGAGSKAMSLLARIQAGQQITTVDDLYKRMVLEEPETLAVADAVVSHFDGLEGTRTRMVEARQQVRALQPIRAMKTRIDEAAERLRLIDALGRFGDPESRASLWRAQRRVDLLGAVEDELRERTHATDALVRERQALADAAEAEREGLGDVLRAAGGDRLDAAQRELRGLERRLAGMQRDRERFEAAVSVLHAEATSEKQFNALLTEARNTLSDRDGKTAVRDAFVAASSRHTELRQRLAALETEHRRTQTRDDNIPPRLHEAREALAEAAGLTAAELPFVAELVDVRTEYEPWRGAFTLALGGFATTLLVDDAHLASFRSAIDGVRLGERLRFEGVSTGLPERTGLDPATLPGRLEYRRSPFTGWLKDRLEQQFAFVCVDSSAELARHRLALSISGQTSQGSRGAHGGSTRTSVLGFSSRVRLTELGEQIVTVRRDLASAKAAVDEAAAALDAFDERRSALEKIADLSWDQVDVASVQRELERWNETVVEITAGNPRIAELQEQISGTRVRAARLREEIGAAKTEQRTLAARWAEVTDDVDSSHERLERAEDLGVSLSPEESAYLDGLFVAPAGEASTPSQVLARFDAALESASRLLLEEQRSAQETWADQRDGLRRTLTAFIDRWPSPNLLADPDESLGDFERILADLETSGLHELEAEWRDSLLRLSGNDLTSLDSALTRAMREIRERIAPINDIMRDLPFYDDEHRLQIVPREGQSEVRRRFRRELRDVRAAIDAASSDEEREAVYGRMARLIGRIRPTAPDFADLVDVRNHVRVSAERFRADTGEHVALYDHIGEKSGGESQELIAFIVGAALRYQLGDAGAERPRYAPVFLDEALIKADAHFTKRAIGAWRGLGFQLVIGAPNDKYSAIEPHVDVEYDILKDTRGRSWAKAKVGVAEHA from the coding sequence ATGACCATGCTCGAGACCCTCTTCGGGCTCATCCCCGCCGCGTCCCGCGGGCAGCAGTGGGTGGCCGAAGACCTGCAACTCATCAACTGGGGCGGGTACGACGGCACGCACCGCGTGCGCTTCGCGCCGACGGCGACGCTGCTGTGCGGTGGTTCCGGGTCGGGGAAGTCGACGCTCATGGACGCCTACGTGGCGCTGATGATGCCGCACACGACCCCCTTCAACGGGGCGTCGAACGGGGCGGTGGTGGGGCGTCCGCGCGGGCAGGAGCAGCGCAACATCCTCTCGTACGGCCGCGGCAAGCTCGATGAGGCGCTGACCGACGAGGGCACGAAAGTACGCGTGCTGCGCGGCGACGGCGTCGACACGTGGACGGCGATCGCCATGACGTGGGCCGATCACGACGGTTCCCGCTTCACCGCGGTGCGGGCGTGGTACATCCCGGCGGCGGCGCGCACGCTGGACGACGCGGTCAAGGTGCGGGCCACCGTGCACGGGGCGTTCGATCTGCGCCGGCTCGAACGCGCGGCGCAGAGCCACCTGTCCGACTCCGCGGTGCGGGCGACGGGTCTGGACACCCTCGCGACCGACCGCGAGTTCTCGGCACGGCTGCACGCGGTGCTCGGCATCGGGGCCGCCGGGGCCGGGTCGAAGGCGATGAGCCTGCTCGCGCGCATCCAGGCCGGGCAGCAGATCACCACGGTCGACGACCTGTACAAGCGCATGGTGCTCGAGGAGCCCGAGACGCTCGCGGTGGCCGACGCGGTGGTGTCGCACTTCGACGGTCTGGAGGGCACGCGGACGCGCATGGTCGAGGCGCGCCAGCAGGTGCGCGCGCTGCAGCCGATCCGCGCCATGAAGACGCGGATCGACGAGGCCGCCGAGCGGCTGCGCCTCATCGACGCCCTGGGGCGCTTCGGCGACCCCGAGTCGCGCGCCTCGCTCTGGCGCGCGCAGCGGCGGGTGGACCTGCTCGGCGCGGTCGAAGACGAGCTGCGCGAGCGCACGCACGCCACCGACGCCCTCGTGCGCGAACGGCAGGCCCTCGCGGATGCGGCCGAAGCGGAGCGCGAGGGGCTCGGCGACGTGCTGCGCGCGGCCGGCGGCGACCGACTCGACGCGGCGCAGCGCGAACTCCGGGGGCTCGAGAGGCGTCTGGCGGGCATGCAACGCGACCGCGAGCGGTTCGAGGCGGCAGTGTCTGTTCTGCACGCGGAGGCGACCTCGGAGAAGCAGTTCAACGCGCTGCTCACCGAAGCCCGCAACACCCTGAGCGACAGAGACGGCAAGACCGCCGTGCGCGACGCGTTCGTGGCCGCGAGCAGTCGGCACACCGAGCTGCGCCAGCGGCTCGCCGCTCTCGAGACCGAGCACCGCCGCACCCAGACACGCGACGACAACATCCCGCCCCGGCTGCACGAGGCCCGCGAGGCGCTGGCCGAGGCCGCCGGGCTGACCGCGGCGGAGCTGCCGTTCGTCGCTGAGCTGGTCGACGTCCGCACCGAGTACGAGCCGTGGCGCGGGGCGTTCACGCTGGCGCTGGGCGGTTTCGCGACGACGTTGCTCGTGGATGACGCGCACCTGGCATCCTTCCGCTCCGCCATCGACGGCGTGCGGCTCGGCGAGCGGCTGCGGTTCGAAGGTGTGTCGACGGGGCTGCCCGAGCGTACGGGGCTGGATCCCGCGACGCTGCCGGGGCGCCTGGAGTACCGGCGCTCCCCCTTCACCGGGTGGCTGAAAGACCGGCTCGAACAGCAGTTCGCCTTCGTGTGCGTGGACTCGTCGGCCGAGCTGGCACGCCACCGTCTGGCGCTGAGCATCTCGGGCCAGACGAGTCAGGGCTCGCGCGGTGCGCACGGCGGATCCACCCGCACCAGTGTGCTGGGCTTCTCGTCGCGCGTGCGCCTGACCGAGCTCGGCGAGCAGATCGTCACGGTTCGCCGCGACCTCGCGTCCGCGAAAGCCGCGGTCGACGAGGCCGCCGCGGCCCTCGACGCGTTCGACGAGCGACGCAGCGCCCTCGAGAAGATCGCCGACCTGTCGTGGGACCAGGTCGATGTGGCATCCGTTCAGCGCGAACTCGAGCGCTGGAACGAGACCGTCGTCGAGATCACCGCCGGCAACCCGCGCATCGCGGAGTTGCAGGAGCAGATCTCGGGCACGCGCGTGCGCGCCGCGCGGCTGCGGGAGGAGATCGGCGCGGCCAAGACCGAGCAGCGGACCCTCGCCGCCCGCTGGGCGGAGGTCACGGACGACGTGGACAGTTCCCACGAGCGGCTGGAGCGCGCAGAGGATCTGGGGGTGTCGCTCTCGCCCGAGGAGTCCGCGTACCTGGACGGACTGTTCGTGGCGCCCGCCGGGGAGGCCTCGACGCCGTCGCAGGTCCTCGCGCGGTTCGACGCCGCCCTGGAGAGCGCCTCCCGCCTGCTGCTCGAGGAACAGCGCTCGGCGCAGGAGACCTGGGCCGACCAGCGCGACGGCCTGCGGCGGACGCTCACCGCGTTCATCGACCGGTGGCCGAGCCCCAACCTGCTCGCCGACCCCGACGAGTCTCTTGGCGACTTCGAGCGGATCCTCGCCGACCTGGAGACGAGCGGTCTGCACGAGCTGGAGGCGGAGTGGCGTGATTCGCTGCTGCGGCTGTCGGGGAACGACCTCACCAGCCTCGACTCCGCGCTCACGCGGGCGATGCGGGAGATCCGCGAGCGGATCGCGCCGATCAACGACATCATGCGGGACCTGCCGTTCTACGACGACGAGCATCGGCTGCAGATCGTTCCGCGCGAGGGTCAGTCGGAGGTGCGTCGCCGGTTCCGCCGCGAGCTGCGCGACGTGCGGGCCGCGATCGACGCGGCATCCTCCGACGAGGAGCGCGAAGCCGTCTACGGCCGCATGGCGCGGCTGATCGGGCGGATCCGTCCGACCGCTCCCGATTTCGCCGACCTCGTCGACGTGCGCAATCACGTGCGGGTCAGTGCCGAGCGCTTCCGCGCCGACACCGGGGAGCACGTCGCCCTGTACGACCACATCGGCGAGAAGTCCGGCGGCGAGTCGCAGGAGCTCATCGCGTTCATCGTCGGCGCCGCCCTGCGGTATCAGCTGGGGGATGCCGGAGCCGAGCGGCCGCGGTACGCCCCGGTGTTCCTCGACGAGGCGCTCATCAAGGCCGACGCGCACTTCACCAAGCGCGCGATCGGCGCGTGGCGGGGCCTGGGCTTCCAGCTCGTCATCGGTGCGCCGAACGACAAGTACAGCGCGATCGAGCCGCACGTCGACGTGGAGTACGACATCTTGAAGGACACGCGCGGGCGGTCGTGGGCGAAGGCGAAGGTGGGGGTCGCTGAGCACGCGTGA
- a CDS encoding DUF222 domain-containing protein — protein MDIAASPSDRSRPASLWWGVPWPSDDDLQAEADTAWAIEVGLIDRGGFEARSFEGERFAPEVGLIDRGGFDVRGFEGERLDIEMPAPFNPAASAYADLAAPAPFYPATCASSGPAPSALSDPVPSGSVPSGSVPSDPASSGPAPSALSEPATPTSSEPATPTSSDRATLAPSDPVTLLDELEHHVRERHRAAAAEYRLIRRLLYDAVVDPVPWVGPDPALDAAWSDTRGRTMAAVRRDRRDLAERAAVAEIAVRLRLSEQTVRTRAAHAETLQMRCPEVWAAFAEGMISERHAVESARLATSLPDEVAGEPVASTPPDSALPADEPTTSPDEVDVPSRELSPDAEPGSPNAPDALVTGAGAESDERASWKAFDEGALDRALRLPPARFTVAARALRERVHSESLEARHRRAARDRGVWLTPELDGMATLTALLPADRAHDALTRVDRIARQLRAAPDEDRALSELRADVFADLLTVSGSGDAGSTPPDATGAGAGAGAADSRGAVSPVPASPTPRTNRRATIVVTVPALTLLGAGAGAGAGAEPAVLDGYGPINLDTARRLAGEATSWVRVLTHPLTAVPLALDRSTYRVPTALRRWLGVTSPTCVFPGCGRAARECDLDHLRAWAEGGVTDDDNLAPECRHHHRLRHETRWHPSRDPDTGDLRWTSPLGADFAEDPPPF, from the coding sequence ATGGACATCGCGGCATCCCCGAGTGACCGGTCGCGGCCGGCCTCTCTGTGGTGGGGCGTGCCGTGGCCGAGCGACGACGACCTGCAGGCCGAGGCCGACACGGCGTGGGCGATCGAGGTGGGGCTGATCGATCGCGGGGGCTTCGAAGCGCGGAGCTTCGAAGGCGAGCGCTTCGCTCCCGAGGTGGGGCTGATCGATCGCGGGGGCTTCGACGTGCGGGGCTTCGAAGGCGAGCGCTTGGATATCGAGATGCCCGCGCCGTTCAATCCTGCGGCCTCCGCGTACGCCGATCTCGCGGCACCTGCGCCGTTCTATCCTGCGACCTGCGCGTCGTCCGGTCCCGCGCCGTCCGCGCTGTCCGATCCCGTGCCCTCCGGTTCCGTGCCCTCCGGTTCCGTGCCCTCCGATCCTGCGTCGTCCGGTCCCGCGCCCTCCGCGCTGTCCGAACCCGCGACACCCACGTCCTCCGAACCCGCGACACCCACGTCCTCCGATCGAGCGACGCTCGCGCCGTCCGATCCCGTGACCCTTCTCGATGAGCTCGAGCACCACGTCCGTGAACGCCATCGCGCCGCCGCGGCGGAGTACCGCCTGATCCGACGTCTGCTCTACGACGCGGTCGTCGACCCCGTTCCGTGGGTGGGCCCTGACCCCGCCCTGGATGCCGCGTGGTCCGACACTCGCGGGCGCACCATGGCGGCGGTGCGGCGTGATCGCCGTGATCTGGCCGAGCGGGCGGCGGTCGCCGAGATCGCGGTGCGGTTGCGGCTGTCCGAGCAGACGGTGCGCACGCGGGCGGCACACGCGGAGACGCTCCAGATGCGGTGTCCCGAGGTGTGGGCGGCGTTCGCGGAAGGCATGATCTCCGAGCGACACGCCGTCGAGTCGGCGCGGTTGGCGACGTCGCTTCCTGACGAGGTCGCGGGCGAGCCCGTTGCATCGACGCCTCCCGATTCCGCGTTGCCCGCCGACGAACCGACGACGTCTCCTGACGAGGTCGACGTGCCTTCGCGGGAGCTTTCACCCGACGCCGAGCCGGGTAGCCCGAATGCTCCCGATGCCCTCGTCACTGGCGCGGGGGCCGAATCCGACGAGCGCGCGTCGTGGAAGGCGTTCGACGAGGGCGCCCTCGATCGCGCGCTGCGGCTCCCGCCGGCGCGGTTCACCGTCGCCGCGCGCGCTCTCCGCGAGCGTGTGCACAGCGAGTCGCTCGAGGCCCGTCACCGCCGAGCGGCCCGCGACCGCGGCGTGTGGCTGACGCCCGAACTCGACGGCATGGCCACCTTGACCGCCCTGCTCCCCGCCGACCGGGCGCACGACGCACTCACGCGAGTCGACCGCATTGCGCGTCAGCTTCGCGCCGCGCCCGACGAGGATCGCGCGCTCTCGGAGCTGCGAGCCGATGTGTTCGCCGATCTTCTGACGGTGAGCGGGTCGGGCGACGCGGGATCTACGCCGCCTGATGCGACCGGCGCGGGCGCCGGCGCGGGCGCGGCGGACTCTCGGGGTGCGGTGTCGCCGGTTCCCGCCTCACCGACACCGCGCACGAACCGCCGGGCCACGATCGTCGTGACGGTCCCCGCGCTGACGCTCCTCGGGGCCGGGGCCGGGGCCGGTGCCGGTGCCGAGCCGGCGGTCCTCGACGGCTACGGCCCGATCAACCTCGATACGGCCCGGCGCCTGGCGGGCGAGGCGACGTCGTGGGTGCGCGTCCTCACCCACCCCCTCACTGCAGTCCCGCTGGCTCTCGACCGCTCGACGTACCGTGTGCCCACCGCGCTGCGCCGGTGGCTGGGCGTGACGTCTCCGACCTGCGTCTTCCCCGGATGCGGACGTGCGGCGCGAGAGTGCGACCTCGACCATCTGCGGGCCTGGGCCGAGGGGGGAGTCACCGACGACGACAATCTCGCACCGGAGTGCCGACATCACCATCGACTGCGTCACGAGACGCGATGGCATCCCTCTCGTGACCCCGATACCGGCGACCTTCGCTGGACGTCTCCGCTCGGCGCCGACTTCGCCGAGGATCCGCCGCCGTTCTAG